From a region of the Lactuca sativa cultivar Salinas chromosome 4, Lsat_Salinas_v11, whole genome shotgun sequence genome:
- the LOC111907931 gene encoding ABC transporter G family member 35, with translation MEEENVDSIIRSLGRSLSRAAGSLRMEDVFSIGYGGTHHGRSSHHSVEDEEALRWAALEKLPTYKRIRTTIFKSYIPADLKNQTTADKLLLDVRELDQHSQQDFIDKTFKVVEEDNEMFLKKFRDRVDKVGIVLPTVEVRFQNLTIEADCYIGDRALPSLPNATRNTFEAILGNIGISLSKKTKLSILKDASGIIKPSRMTLLLGPPSSGKTTLLLAMAGKLDRSLKVEGDITYNGYKLNEFEPRRTSAYISQNDVHVGEMTVKETLDFSARCQGVGSKLEMLVELARREKQAGIHPEAEVDLFMKATAIEGEASSLITYYTLRILGLDVCRDTFVGDAMLRGISGGQKKRLTTGEMLVGPAKTLFMDEISTGLDSSTTFQIVKCLQQIVHLTESTILMSLLQPAPETFDLFDDIILISEGQIVYQGPREHVLDFFTSCGFMCPERKGTADFLQEVTSRKDQEQYWVDRTKPYRYIPVSEFAQHFKNFHVGEKLNNELLLPYDKTQSHKAALVFKKYLVSNREMLKASWDKEWLLLKRNRFIYIFKSVQFIIVAFVGMTLFFRTTMHTRDEQDGAIYIGALLLSLLINMFNGLAEISLTIIRLPVIFKQRDLLFHPSWAYTLPTFLLRLPISLFESVAWMVIVYYGVGFAPEVSRFFKHFLVVFMIQNVSGGLFRLIAGVCRTMNMANAGGTLVLLFIFFFGGFLIPKAQIPDIWEWGYWLSPLSYGFNAFAVNEFFAPRWMKKMSSDNVTTLGIAILENMDIPTQRRWFWIGVVSLLGFAVLFNILFTFVLMYFDPPGKPQPIISKETTLGMENQQHSNQQPTLEKIAFKQDVTPQSLFVANGSNSRIIEMQLGQSGSNSYDSNEGVSRKGMILPFTPLAMSFDSINYFVDMPQEMREEGITENRLQLLSEVTGAFRPGVLTALMGVSGAGKTTLMDVLAGRKTGGYIEGDIRISGFPKKQETFARISGYCEQTDIHSPQITVHESLIYSAFLRLPKEVGNEDKMIFVHEVLELIELGHLKDAIVGLPGVSGLSTEQRKRLTIGVELVANPSIIFMDEPTSGLDARAAAIVMRAVRNTVETGRTVVCTIHQPSIDIFESFDELLLMKRGGQVIYAGPLGRNSQNIVEYFEEIPGVSKIPEKYNPATWMLEVSSSAAEIRLNMDFAEYFRSSIIQQRNKHLVMQLSTPPPGAVDLHFETQYSQSTWEQFKSCIWKMWWSYWRNPDYNLVRNFFTLVSALIVGTLYWKIGEIRENTNNLNTIIGAMYGGVFLVGMNNCQTVQPVAATERTVFYRERAAGMYSVLPYAMAQVFVEIPYVFIEATYYTTIVYAMVSFQWTTSKFLWSFFINFFSFLYFTYYGLMTVSITPNEQMAAILAASFYSVFNFFSGFYIPRPRIPKWWVWYYWMCPLAWTAYGFIVSQYHDVEKTIKVPGMSYEQPINLYIQDYYGYRLDFMGPVAAVLVGFCVLFVGIYVFCLRTLNFQVR, from the exons ATGGAGGAAGAGAATGTAGATAGCATAATCAGGAGTTTAGGTAGAAGTTTGAGTAGGGCAGCTGGCAGTTTGAGAATGGAAGACGTGTTCTCCATTGGTTATGGCGGCACCCACCATGGAAGGAGCAGCCACCACTCTGTGGAAGACGAAGAGGCGTTGCGCTGGGCAGCTTTGGAGAAACTCCCAACCTACAAACGGATACGAACAACCATCTTCAAGTCTTATATTCCAGCTGATCTTAAAAACCAAACAACAGCTGATAAGTTGCTGTTAGATGTCCGAGAGCTCGACCAACATTCTCAACAAGACTTCATTGACAAGACGTTTAAGGTTGTTGAAGAAGATAACGAAATGTTCTTGAAAAAGTTCAGAGATCGTGTTGATAA GGTTGGCATCGTTCTTCCAACAGTAGAAGTTCGATTTCAAAATTTGACCATAGAAGCAGATTGCTATATCGGTGATAGAGCACTTCCCTCACTACCAAACGCCACCAGAAACACTTTCGAAGCAATTTTGGGTAATATTGGAATCAGTTTATCTAAAAAAACTAAACTCAGTATTCTTAAAGATGCATCCGGAATTATCAAACCTTCAAG AATGACACTTTTATTGGGCCCCCCTTCTTCTGGAAAGACCACACTACTGTTGGCTATGGCCGGAAAGCTTGACCGCAGCTTAAAG GTTGAAGGAGACATTACATACAATGGTTATAAGCTCAATGAATTTGAACCTCGAAGGACATCAGCCTACATAAGCCAGAACGATGTTCATGTTGGAGAAATGACTGTGAAGGAAACCTTAGATTTCTCAGCAAGGTGCCAAGGAGTGGGATCGAAGTTAG AAATGCTAGTGGAACTTGCAAGAAGAGAGAAGCAAGCAGGGATTCACCCAGAAGCTGAAGTCGACCTTTTTATGAAGGCAACTGCCATTGAAGGGGAAGCAAGCAGTTTGATTACTTACTATACTCTTAGA ATATTAGGCCTGGATGTCTGCCGTGATACCTTTGTAGGTGATGCAATGCTACGAGGAATCTCTGGTGGACAAAAGAAGCGATTAACTACAG GAGAGATGCTTGTGGGACCCGCAAAAACTCTGTTTATGGACGAGATATCAACGGGTCTAGACAGTTCCACTACATTTCAGATAGTCAAGTGCTTACAACAAATTGTACACCTCACGGAATCAACAATCTTAATGTCCCTACTACAACCTGCCCCTGAGACATTTGATCTATTTGATGACATCATTCTAATATCCGAGGGACAAATTGTGTATCAAGGACCACGAGAACATGTTCTTGATTTTTTCACGAGTTGTGGATTCATGTGTCCAGAAAGAAAGGGTACTGCTGATTTCTTGCAAGAG GTTACCTCTAGGAAGGATCAAGAGCAATATTGGGTAGATAGAACAAAACCATACAGATATATCCCAGTTAGTGAATTTGCTCAACACTTCAAGAATTTCCACGTGGGTGAGAAGTTAAACAATGAGCTTTTACTCCCATATGACAAGACTCAAAGCCATAAAGCAGCTTTAGTCTTCAAAAAATACTTGGTGTCAAACAGGGAGATGCTGAAGGCCTCATGGGATAAGGAATGGCTCCTGTTAAAGAGAAACagattcatttacattttcaagaGTGTCCAGTTTATCATTGTAGCTTTCGTTGGGATGACTTTGTTTTTTAGGACTACAATGCACACTAGGGATGAACAAGATGGTGCAATCTATATAGGAGCACTTTTGTTAAGCTTACTCATAAACATGTTTAATGGTCTAGCTGAAATTTCCCTCACCATAATAAGGCTTCCTGTAATTTTTAAGCAAAGAGACCTTCTCTTTCACCCATCATGGGCTTACACACTTCCAACCTTCTTGCTTCGATTACCAATATCTTTGTTTGAGAGTGTTGCTTGGATGGTCATCGTGTATTATGGTGTTGGCTTTGCTCCTGAAGTTAGCAG GTTTTTCAAGCATTTCCTGGTAGTGTTTATGATACAGAATGTGTCAGGGGGACTTTTTCGGCTTATTGCTGGAGTGTGTAGGACAATGAACATGGCAAATGCGGGTGGAACACTTGTACTTCTCTTCATATTCTTTTTTGGTGGTTTTCTCATTCCTAAAGCTCAAATTCCTGATATTTGGGAATGGGGTTATTGGCTATCACCACTATCATATGGCTTTAATGCTTTTGCAGTGAATGAGTTCTTTGCACCTAGATGGATGAAAAAAATG AGTTCGGATAATGTAACTACGTTGGGCATAGCAATACTAGAAAATATGGATATACCAACCCAAAGAAGGTGGTTTTGGATTGGTGTTGTCTCTCTTCTTGGTTTTGCTGTTCTATTCAATATTCTCTTCACTTTTGTGCTTATGTATTTTGATC CCCCTGGAAAACCACAACCAATTATCTCCAAAGAAACAACCTTAGGGATGGAGAATCAACAGCATAGTAACCAACAACCAACACTTGAAAAGATTGCATTCAAGCAAGATGTAACTCCTCAATCGTTATTTGTTGCTAATGGAAGCAATTCGA GAATTATTGAAATGCAGCTCGGACAAAGTGGATCCAACTCTTATGATTCTAATGAGGGTGTTAGTAGAAAGGGAATGATTTTACCATTTACTCCACTTGCCATGTCATTTGATAGCATCAACTATTTTGTTGATATGCCTCAA GAAATGAGAGAAGAAGGGATAACAGAAAATAGGTTGCAGTTACTTAGTGAAGTAACTGGTGCATTTAGGCCTGGAGTTTTAACTGCATTGATGGGAGTAAGTGGAGCTGGAAAAACTACATTGATGGATGTTTTAGCAGGAAGAAAGACAGGTGGTTATATTGAAGGAGATATAAGAATATCAGGATTTCCAAAGAAACAAGAAACTTTTGCTAGAATTTCTGGATATTGTGAGCAAACTGATATCCACTCTCCACAAATAACTGTTCATGAATCCTTGATTTACTCGGCTTTCCTTCGATTGCCAAAAGAAGTAGGCAATGAGGATAAGATG ATTTTTGTCCATGAAGTCTTAGAACTAATAGAACTAGGCCACCTCAAGGATGCAATAGTTGGGCTTCCAGGAGTTAGTGGATTATCAACTGAACAAAGAAAGAGGCTAACAATTGGAGTGGAGCTTGTTGCTAATCCTTCAATTATTTTCATGGATGAACCAACTTCTGGACTTGATGCAAGAGCAGCTGCCATTGTTATGAGGGCTGTGAGAAACACGGTGGAAACAGGGAGAACTGTTGTCTGCACCATTCATCAGCCTAGCATCGATATCTTTGAATCCTTTGATGAGTTGTTGCTGATGAAAAGAGGAGGACAAGTGATCTATGCAGGACCACTAGGCAGGAATTCTCAAAACATTGTAGAATATTTTGAG GAAATTCCTGGGGTCTCAAAGATTCCAGAAAAATACAATCCTGCAACATGGATGTTGGAAGTCAGTTCTAGTGCTGCAGAGATCCGACTCAATATGGATTTTGCTGAGTACTTCAGATCATCAATCATTCAACA GAGAAACAAGCATTTAGTGATGCAATTAAGTACACCCCCTCCTGGAGCAGTAGATCTTCATTTTGAAACACAATATTCTCAGTCTACATGGGAACAATTCAAGTCTTGTATATGGAAGATGTGGTGGAGTTACTGGAGAAATCCTGATTATAATCTTGTCCGCAACTTCTTCACATTGGTTTCTGCACTCATTGTTGGAACATTGTATTGGAAGATTGGTGAAATAAG GGAGAACACCAACAATTTGAACACCATCATTGGAgctatgtatggtggtgtgtttCTTGTTGGTATGAACAACTGCCAGACTGTGCAACCAGTAGCAGCCACAGAAAGAACAGTCTTCTATCGAGAAAGAGCAGCTGGAATGTACTCAGTATTACCATATGCCATGGCACAG GTGTTTGTAGAGATACCATACGTATTTATTGAAGCCACGTATTACACAACGATAGTGTATGCCATGGTGTCATTTCAATGGACAACATCGAAATTTCTTTGGTCATTTTTCATCAACTTCTTTTCATTCCTCTATTTTACATACTATGGACTCATGACTGTTTCCATCACACCAAACGAGCAAATGGCAGCCATATTGGCAGCTTCATTTTACTCGGTCTTCAATTTCTTTTCGGGGTTTTACATCCCTAGACCT AGAATTCCGAAGTGGTGGGTGTGGTATTATTGGATGTGTCCACTGGCTTGGACTGCTTATGGGTTCATTGTTTCACAGTACCATGATGTTGAGAAAACGATCAAGGTGCCTGGGATGTCATATGAACAGCCCATAAATTTGTATATCCAAGACTATTATGGTTATAGATTAGATTTCATGGGTCCGGTTGCTGCGGTTCTTGTTGGTTTTTGTGTATTGTTTGTTGGCATCTATGTCTTCTGTTTAAGGACATTGAACTTCCAAGTGAGATGA